One segment of Brassica napus cultivar Da-Ae chromosome C3, Da-Ae, whole genome shotgun sequence DNA contains the following:
- the LOC125582991 gene encoding uncharacterized protein LOC125582991, translating into MNMITFLIISPTRIVKLRIQNGESALFWFDNWTPFGSLSDHLSNSPSRLGIPPHATVSSLFRNGSWHLPPARTETQVQLQAYLMTITLTEDQDYYEWEINGQVSERFKTGELYAYLCAERADVQWSKAVWFSGGIPRHNFHTWLLVLDRIPTRDRLISWGINVDANCLLCNSMPESRNHLFFSCSFSFQLWSKVASRLEIQPQRGWEDTLNQMTALHLQKSHRLLVLTAWQATTYWLWNERNARLHSNTFRSVDSIFKLLDRQLINKVQSFRELNPRRSSQMMQRWIRFA; encoded by the exons ATGAACATG ATTACATTTTTGATCATCTCTCCAACTCGCATTGTTAAGCTAAGAATACAGAATGGGGAATCGGCATTGTTCTGGTTTGACAATTGGACGCCATTTGGGAGCCTATCTGATCATCTCTCCAACTCGCCTTCACGTCTTGGAATACCGCCTCATGCCACTGTCTCCTCATTGTTCAGGAATGGATCTTGGCACCTTCCACCTGCAAGGACAGAGACACAAGTTCAACTTCAAGCTTACCTTATGACAATCACACTTACTGAAGACCAAGACTACTACGAGTGGGAGATAAATGGTCAGGTCTCAGAGCGATTCAAAACGGGGGAATTATATGCATACCTCTGTGCGGAAAGAGCAGATGTCCAATGGTCCAAGGCGGTCTGGTTCTCAGGAGGAATCCCACGACACAACTTCCACACTTGGTTATTGGTCCTGGATAGAATCCCAACTCGAGATAGGTTGATAAGTTGGGGCATCAACGTCGACGCAAACTGCCTCCTCTGCAACTCAATGCCAGAATCTAGGaatcatctcttcttctcttgttccTTTAGTTTTCAGCTATGGAGCAAGGTCGCCTCAAGGCTAGAGATACAACCTCAGAGAGGCTGGGAGGACACTCTCAACCAAATGACTGCGCTTCACCTACAGAAATCGCATCGTCTCCTGGTACTAACGGCTTGGCAAGCAACGACTTATTGGCTCTGGAATGAGAGGAATGCTAGACTGCACTCTAACACTTTCCGATCTGTCGATAGTATCTTCAAACTCCTTGATCGCCAACTAATCAACAAGGTTCAGAGCTTCAGAGAATTGAACCCTAGGAGATCCTCGCAGATGATGCAAAGGTGGATTCGCTTTGCATGA
- the LOC106399452 gene encoding auxin-responsive protein SAUR72 → MKHLIRRLSRVADSANYSLLRSDSQRPSRRPPAPRRSKKHTSSVPEGHVPVYVGDEMERFVVSAELLNHPVFIGLLNRSAQEYGYEQKGVLQIPCHVLVFERIMESLRLGLAVPSDLQDVIGDETI, encoded by the coding sequence ATGAAGCATCTGATCCGCCGCCTCTCCCGCGTCGCCGACTCCGCAAACTACAGCCTCCTCCGTTCCGATTCGCAGCGACCTAGCCGCCGTCCACCGGCGCCTCGCCGCTCGAAGAAGCACACATCCTCCGTTCCCGAGGGTCACGTGCCTGTCTACGTGGGAGACGAGATGGAGCGGTTCGTGGTGAGCGCGGAGCTGCTAAACCACCCGGTTTTCATCGGTTTGTTGAACCGATCGGCTCAAGAGTACGGTTACGAACAGAAAGGAGTTCTGCAGATCCCCTGCCACGTGTTGGTATTCGAGCGAATCATGGAGTCGCTTCGGCTCGGATTAGCGGTGCCGAGCGACCTACAAGATGTAATCGGCGACGAGACGATTTGA